The region AGGTTGTAAAACGGGAAGACCATGTGCTACCGCATATTTTTTTACATCACTTTCGTTTATTTTCCTTCCTCTTCCAGCGGGTTTGTCTGGAGCGGTCACTACAGCTGCTATTTCATGTTGTGATTTATGCAACGCATCTAATACACCTGTAGCAAATTCGGGTGTACCGAAGAATACAATCTTTATGGACTTACTCATTGATTTTATATTTATTATGGCTCGTTAAAAGAACCTTTCTTTGTTCTAGTAATGTTTTGAGATGTGCTACAACCACATCTTTATCTTCGTTCATTTCTTTACAGATCTGTTGACTATCAAGCGGCTGATTTTGTAGTGCGATAAGGATTTGTTCTGAAGTGGTACGCGCTACTATCGGCGCACAATTACTACAATTTCCACAATCGCGGTCTGTTTCTTCGTCAAAATACTCCAAGAGCATTCTATTGATACAAGTTGTAGTATTGGTTACCAGCTGTACTAATGATTTTAGTTTATTCAGCCGCAACGTATTCTGTCGTTCTAGTTCTCTTGAGAATCTATTGATCGTGCGATCATCATCTCTAGGAGTTAAATAGGTGATTTGTAAATCGGTATTGGTAATAGTAGCCTCTATCAATTCTTGATCGTGCAGCAATTGCAGGGTTTCATTTACTTCTTCTTCACTCGTATTACTTCTTGTAGCGATCAAAGCAGTATTGATTTGTAATACGTGATTTTCACTGCTTCCATAGGTACGCAATATGGCCTGTATAATTGCATTAGCAACAGGTCTGTTTTGGGCAAAGGAAATGATTCTTGTTCCGCTTTCGCGAAAGCTTACACTGCAACGTCTCCTATAACCTTGTGCAAGACTGATGACACTAAATCTGTCTAAGGCATTAAGGGCGCTGTAGGCTTGCATACCATTTAACTCATAAGTGGCGCAAAATCTTGAAAATGATAGCGTATGGGTTTGCTCTTCTCCTTCACCTATGGCAATTCTTAAATAATTGGATAATTTGCGATAGATCAATTTGAGGTAATCTGCTGTAGGTTTTGATTTTACAAACTGATTGTATGCGTGTTCAATATCGTTGCGATTGTAAATAAAATAAGCAATACTGTCAGCGCCATCTCGACCAGCTCTTCCAGTTTCTTGATAGTAACTTTCAACGCTGTCGGGCAACTGCATGTGAACCACACTACGCACATCTGGCTTATCTATTCCCATACCAAAGGCATTGGTCGCTACCATCACCTGTATTTTATTATTCATCCAGGATTGTGCAGTGCGTGATCGTATTTTATTAGAAAGACCACCGTGATAGAACCCTGCAGTAATTTGAGCTTGTTGAAGGAGTAAGGTGAATTCTACGGCATTCTTTCTACTCCTTACATAGGTGATACTGCTACCGGGTTGAACGTTGTAAAAATGGCGTAGTGCTTGTCGTTTATCTCCAGTATTTTCTATTTTATAATGGATGTTGGAACGCTCATAACTAGACTTAAATACTCGTGCATCTTCTAGTTCCAGAACAGTCACTATGTCCTCTTGCACCGCTTTTGTTGCTGTAGCTGTTACCGCAATTATAGGAACTCGCGGGTGTAATTCTTTTAAGGTAATGATCTGTCGGTAGGCGGGTCTAAAATCATGACCCCATTCACTGATGCAATGTGCTTCATCAATAGCGATTAGATTGACATTCATTTTAAGAACACGCTCCTTCACTAATGCTTGTTGCAATCGCTCTGGACTCATGTAAAGAAAATCATAATTTCCATAAATACAATTATCCAGTACATCATCCAGTTCTTGATAGGAGATACCACCAGTAATTCCTACCGCTTTGATATTTCTCTTTTTAAGTTGATCGACTTGATCTTTAATCAAAGCAACTAGTGGTGAAATAACGATGCATATACCAGGAAGTTGTATTCCAGGAATTTGATAACATACAGATTTCCCTCCACCGGTAGGTAACAAGGCAAGAGTATCCTTACCTTCTAATACACTGGAAATAATTTCCTGTTGTAAAGGTCTGAATAGGTCAAAACCATAAACGGTTTTTAATATGTCTAAGGATTTATTTATCAATACTATAAATGATCATTAATAAAAGTAAGACGTTTCTCTATATCAAATTTAGGAACGTTAATAGGGGCGTAGCCTAATTTGTTATAAAAGCTATTGAGAATACCTCCTAAAATCACCGCTTGCTCATAGCTTTCATAACGCTCATTGTCACTCTCATATATTTCCTCCCATGGTGGTAAAAAGAAGACCATATCGTATTGGTGCTCTTCACTGGCCTTGATAAATTCTGCTGGAATATCATCCCCTGTAAACTCATGATAGGCAGGGATGTCGGGAATGCCTCTGTCATAAAAATGGATCCCCTCTGTAGCCTTCTTGAATTGTAAAATACGACCAGCAAGCAACTCATTGCTAAAAGCAAGCGGGTCGGTTAGAAAAAGTCGCTCTATACCTTGCTGTTTTGCTTTTGCTGTTACTTCCCTAGAGATTTCATGATGTACGTTAAAGCCGTTTTTTTCAATAGCTCTAAGAACACTAGTTTTTCCAGATCCAGGACCACCGATGATTAAAATTCTTTTAAGTTTTTTCATAACAGTACAAAATAACTAAATCTATGAATAGCAATCGAGCGTATCATGAATTATATTTGCATATATACTATGGAAAATAAAAATACAGAAGAGTTTTATGCAAAACTAAAGATTCAGCTGGCAGACACGAGTTTATGGCCTTCTAAGTATTTGTATAAATTTATAGTCCCAACGCAAGGAACACAAATCTCAGAGATAGAAGCACTTTTTGATAATACAGGAGCGGTAATAACGACGAAAGAATCCAGTAAAGGAAAATACACCAGTGTTTCTATTGTAGTAAATATGAAAAATCCTGATGCAGTGATCTCTAAATATAAAGAGGTCAGTAAAGTTAAAGGAGTTATCTCTCTTTAATAGTTTATTTATTCTATTTTGTGTATTTTGCAACACTTCACATTAAGTAATACCATTTCAATTTGATATCATCATTAGAATACAATACGGAGCGCAACCAGCTTGTTATACCAGAATATGGGAGACATATTCAAAAGTTAGTGGAACATTGTAGAGCCTTAGAGACTAAGGAAGAACGCAATAAGATGGCCACTGCTATTATAGGTGTGATGGGTAATTTAAATCCACATTTAAGAGATGTCGCTGACTTTCAACACAAACTATGGGATCAATTATTTGTTATCGCAAATTTTGATTTAGACGTAGATTCCCCATATCCTATTCCTGATAGAGAAGAGCTTGCGGCTAGACCAGCAAGAATGTCTTATCCTCAAAAAAGACCTCGATACCGATTTTATGGAAATAACATCCAGGGAATGATCAATGTTGCTCTAGGATGGGAAAAAGGAGAGAAAAGAGAAGCACTTGCGTATATTATTGCAAACCACATGAAGAAATCGTTCTTAAATTGGAACAAAGACTCTGTAGATGATGCGGTTATTTTCAAGCACCTCTTTGAATTAAGCGAAGGGGAGATCAATCTTGCGGCAAAAGAAGAAGATCTTTTAGAATCTAAAGCCTTGATTTATCGCAACACAAGTACCAATCGTTCTAATACCAACGACAATAAGCGTCAGCATGGTAAAAAGAACACGAGGAATAACAGTAGCAGTAGTAGTAATAGCAACAGAAGGAGAAGAAATTAAGTTCCTTTCTTTTTTACACATTATAAAAAGCCCCATTTTAATTATAAAATGGGGCTTTTGATTTTTAATAAATAATCTAGATTAAATAGATTTTCTGGTATCTTCAGAGTTCATTCTCCAGGCATCTAACATCCAAGAAGTAGTTTCTAGTTCTCTGATGTAAGCGCCAATTAAATCAATGGTACCCTCGTCTTGACACGCTCCAGCTGTCGCTACAACTTTTGACATTTGAGAAAGAATAGCTCCATGGTCTTCTATTAAATTATTCACCATTTCCAAATCAGATAATTCTGACTTGGTTTCTTTTAAATTAGAAATTTTTAAGTAATCACTATAATTGGATGTAGGTTGATACCTTAGGGTTAAGATACGCTCTGCTATTGCATCAATTTTTATAATGGCATCGTCATACATTTCTTCAAATTTAACATGTAAATCAAAGAAAGAGCGTCCTACAATATTCCAATGGTAATTTCTTAATTTTTGGTAATACAAGTGGTAATCAGCTAATAAAATATTAAGTTCTTTGCTGGTGTCTTTTGCTTTTTCCATATTGAAGTTTAGGTAATTCATTATTTTTATTTTTCTTGTTGTTTTTTTTGATGGTAGTTTAATCTAAGTTAAGACATCAGTGCTCCAAGATTTTGTTTCCATAACTCGTTAACGGTTGATCCTTTGTCTTTCTTTCCATTTTCTTTTCCATATTTCAATATAATCATATACAGTTCGACTTTTTATGAAATTGAAGTTAAAATGTGTTTATAAAATCACAAATCAGTAGAAGGAATCCGGTTATAGTTTGAATCTATTAGGTAAAGTTGAATTATTTAACAACAAAAAATGTTTCAAAACTTTTGTCTGTTAATTGCATCCAGAGTAATGGTGCAAACCCTCTCTCCAAGCTATCGTTGGTGAGTGCTAATGCTTCATGGAAGGTATAGGAAGTAAGTAATTCTTGTGGTGTCATTTTCCACGCATATTTTTCTGGTAGAAAATAGGTGTTTTCAGTTTCCGCTTTCGCGAAAGCGGAACTCTTATAATAATACCCAGTAATACTCGATTTATGAATGTATTTAAATTTATGATCCCATAATTGATGGGGTATGAATACATGTGCCAAAAAACAAACTTGCTGTTTTATTTTTTCTACAGCAATATCATGACTCTTTAATAACTCCACAGCTTCTGCAGTGTAGAGTAAAGGGAGTTGATGGTTTTTAAGATGCTCTAATTTCCGTACCAGATTATCTCTGCCGTTGGGACCTTGATATTTGTTGAGCTCTTGAAGGACTGGTGATTTCTCAGTACTTGTGATGGTAGGATTATAAATGTAAAACTTATAGACTAACTCTATGTGTATAGTGGAATTAGTACGCAGATCCTTAATGACATAGTCCAGTTCTCCTTTGGTGATCTTCCCTTTAAATATCTGTATATTAGATAGTAATAATTGATAATTACTGGATTGCTCCACACAAAACTTGAAAAAGTATTCGGCTCTTTTACCCAATAAAGTTCCTTGAGGTATCACTGGTAAATCTAATGACTCTTGATCCTTTAGATGATCAAAAATAAAATTTGATAATCCGAACTGTTCTAGTCCCAGTAAAGTTCCAGACCACAAACTTGCCGTTTTATAAAAAGCTTTAAAACGTTCCAAGTTGCTTTGCATAGGTCTATAATTGAGGGTATTGATTTTTTAGGTAAGCACCAGTAGCTGGTCCTAAGTTGAATAATACATCAAGACCACTCAAAGGTTGTGTAAACCCATGCTTTTCTTGAAACACTTGTATATAAGGGCTTATATGCATAAGCGGGCGGTCTTTAGCATGAATTAGTCGCTTGGCTAGTGGATCGTTTTGATAGTCTTGAGTGATTTTTATTTCTCTATGCAGTTGCAAGTGTTCTAATAAAAAATGAAGTGTTTTAATATTCCATTCGATTAAAGAGGTTGGAATGTCTTTAAAAAGCATCTCGAGATCATCTTGATAATATTCAAAGTAAGGACTGCTGTAATAAGCACTTTTAATGCTTTTTAAATGAGTAGTCGCCCAATTTTGTGAATGATCTATTTCAATTGAGTTATAGGGTACCGAATTTCCTTTTTTTTGATGTATTACAGGAATGTTAAGTGCGAGTTTACCATTTGCCGCAGCGATGTAAGTTCTATTGCGATAGGTCTGTTTAACGTAACTATCTTGTGTTTCTAAAAGAAGGCTTGAAGATTTATGAATATGAACGAGGGCTATTACATCCACAAAATACGATGGATGAATAATGATTTCATTCATAACTTTTAACTTCTTACTTTTAATATTCTTTTTACGATAAAATATCCAGCCACAACAACAAGGAAATAAATTAAGTAGGAAGTAGGCTGTCCAGGGCCATTTACTGTGGTGAACATTCTTTCCCATCTAAAACCATTAGGAAACGATTGATTACCGTCATAACTCATCCATACAAATACGGGCTTCCCAACCACGTGATTAAATGGCACGTAGCCCCAGAATCTACTATCAAGACTGTTATCGCGATTATCTCCCATAAGCCAATAATAATCTTGCTTAAAAGTATAAGAGATGAGTGGTGCGCCATTTAAAAGTACTTGGTTTCCTTTTAAAGTGATGTCCTGAAAAGTATCCATTTCACTTCCTTCATAAACTTCAATGATTCTTTCAAAGTATGGGATATTCTTATAGTCAATGTCTACGGTCATTCCTTTGGCAGGAATCAAGAAAGGGTCTCTATCATCGGCATTGTTTGATGTTCTTCCATCATAGGGAAAAACATTAGGTCTCATATAAAGGGAGTTTTCGTCCTGTAGGTCTCTTAAGGCCATACTCATAGGACTTCCTATGTCCCTGTTTTGTCTTTCTACATTAACCACATGTCCAGAGGCTTTTATTTTTTCTATGGCTTCTTCTGTAGCAGCTTTAACAAAAAATGCTGGCCTGCCAGTTTTTAAATGAGAACCAAATTGAAACCCATCAGTGATGTCATAGGTAAAGAAAAACTCTTCTCTTGTTAATCTACTTCCATCTGGGAAAACCATTTCTTGATCTGTCTGAGATACAGCATCGGTTTCTATGACATAGGAGTGCTGAGGCTTTGCGCGTTCAGGAAGTATTAATTTATCTCCATTGATAAAGATAGCTCCATTTTTCATAGACATCGTATCGCCGGCGATAGCTACACATCTCTTGACATAATTGGATTTTTTATCAATAGGCTTGTAATGAAATTTCCCATCATCATTGGGGTACGAATTAATGGTATCTGTAGGGTAATTAAAAACTACAATATCATTGCGTTTTATTTTTTGAAATCCCGGAATTCTCGCATAAGGCAATTGGGGTCTGGCTAGATAGCTCTTTACACCCAAAATAGGAATGGTATCGTGTACCATTGGGGCCGCAATAGGGGTCATAGGTAGTCTTGCACCATAATGAAATTTACTTACAAATAAGAAATCTCCAGTAAGCAAGGATTTCTCTAAGGAAGAAGTTGGAATGATAAAAGGCTGCATCACATAGGTATGCACGATAGTAGCTGCTATAACAGCAAACAGAACGGAGTTGGTCCATTCTCCGGCAGCTGTTCTCGGATTTAAATCCCTTTCTTCTATATGACGTAAGGATTGTGTATAATTAATGTAATAGATGTAAAAGCCTAAACTAACCACACCTAAAATAGTATCTAACCTTTTATTGTAACCGAAGGATCTCAGTGTATCTACCCAGACGACGATAAACATCATGATATTTACCACTGGCAGGAATAAAAGGATGGTCCACCACCATGGTCTATTCATTATTTTCATTAAAATAACCGCGTTAAAAACAGGAACAAATGCTTGCCATGCCTTATACCCAGTAGCAACGTACATTTTCCAAGTTCCTAGTCCATGTACCAGCTGGATTATTAAAAATACGATTAACCATTCTGTCCAATTCATAATTGATATGTTCTAATGTGATAAAAGTGTTTAGGTTGTGTTACAATCCTAATACATCTTTCATCGTGTATATTCCTTTTTTATTAGTAATCCACTCTGCGGCAATGATACTTCCAATTGCAAAGCCATCTCTAGTTTGTGCCGTATGAATAATTTCTATACGATCTATTTCATTTTGATAGGTAACACTATGTGTTCCCTTTACCTCATTTTCTCTCAGGGCCTCTATAGGTACAGAGTTCTTTTTTAAGGTATTACCTAGATGCCAATTCTCTTTCCTTAGGCTTTCTGAAAGTCCTTCAAATAAGCTAATTGCCGTGCCGCTAGGGGCATCTTTTTTTTCTGTATGATGAATTTCTTTCATTTTTACATCATACTCGTTAAACCGGCTCATCATTTGAGCTAATTTCTTGTTGAGTTCAAAGAATATATTCACTCCTAGACTAAAATTAGAAGCATATACCAAACTGGATTTATGTTGAGAAACCAGCTTTGTAATTTCAGCAATATGCTTGTTCCATCCAGTGGTACCGCATACTATTGGTATCTGTGTTGGAATCAAATACTTTAAATTTCCCAGGACACTTTCTGGACTTGTAAATTCAATAATAACATCGGCTTTTGTAATGTCTTCCATGGAGTCGTTGCGCCCCACGCGAGTAACTACAGTATGACCGCGTTCTAGTGCTATTTTTTCAATAGCCTTGCCCATTTTACCATATCCTAATAATGCTATTTTCATATTAAAAAGTGTAGCTCAAATTAAAACCATAGGAATTGCCAATGGCTAAAGTATTATAATCCATATAAGGTAAGAAACTCAAATTACGATCCACGCTAAATTGGCTCAAATGTCCATCAACATTAGCATCAATTATTTGTAGGACATAAAGAGCAGCAGTTATTAAGATGCTTAACTCTTTATTGCGTTGTGATGTGCGTTGTGCTCGTTCTAATCCTTCTGTGCTTATAATAGGGGTGCCGTCTTCATTTGAAAACTCATCGTCAGTTCCTCCAGCAAGTCTTATTCTAAAAGCATCTCTTAGTCGGTTGTATTCTTTGTCGTTTATAGTGTAAGCATAAATTGGTAACCCCACTGCAGCGATTGCTAGAGGTACTTTCCAGTATTGTTTATTGTAGGCTTGTCCTAAACCAGGTATGACAGCGCTATAAAAAGCCGCTTTTGCAGGCCTATTGGCATCATAAGCTGCAACACTGTCTTGCGCGACGAGCAAGGTGTCAAAATTAGGTCCGGGAACAGTTGTGTTTTGTGATAAACCTAATATTCCCGAAAAAAGTAATATGTAAAAAAAGCTTTTACTCATTGATCAACTTTACAATACGTTCAAAATCAGCTTTAGAAGCGTAAGAAATAGTTATTTTACCCTTACCAGAATTTGCCATGGTAGTGGTTACTTTTGTGTCTAGTAAGGCGTTTAACTCCTTTGTTTGCTTAGAGATATGCTCTGGTAAGGAATTGGTTTTAGTTGGCTTTCGCGAAAGCGTACCACTTTTTAATTCCTTTACCATTTTCTCCGTATCTCTTACAGAAAGGCTATCGCTGAGGATCTTTTGA is a window of Nonlabens sp. MB-3u-79 DNA encoding:
- a CDS encoding DUF1853 family protein gives rise to the protein MQSNLERFKAFYKTASLWSGTLLGLEQFGLSNFIFDHLKDQESLDLPVIPQGTLLGKRAEYFFKFCVEQSSNYQLLLSNIQIFKGKITKGELDYVIKDLRTNSTIHIELVYKFYIYNPTITSTEKSPVLQELNKYQGPNGRDNLVRKLEHLKNHQLPLLYTAEAVELLKSHDIAVEKIKQQVCFLAHVFIPHQLWDHKFKYIHKSSITGYYYKSSAFAKAETENTYFLPEKYAWKMTPQELLTSYTFHEALALTNDSLERGFAPLLWMQLTDKSFETFFVVK
- a CDS encoding DUF4290 domain-containing protein; its protein translation is MISSLEYNTERNQLVIPEYGRHIQKLVEHCRALETKEERNKMATAIIGVMGNLNPHLRDVADFQHKLWDQLFVIANFDLDVDSPYPIPDREELAARPARMSYPQKRPRYRFYGNNIQGMINVALGWEKGEKREALAYIIANHMKKSFLNWNKDSVDDAVIFKHLFELSEGEINLAAKEEDLLESKALIYRNTSTNRSNTNDNKRQHGKKNTRNNSSSSSNSNRRRRN
- the dapB gene encoding 4-hydroxy-tetrahydrodipicolinate reductase; its protein translation is MKIALLGYGKMGKAIEKIALERGHTVVTRVGRNDSMEDITKADVIIEFTSPESVLGNLKYLIPTQIPIVCGTTGWNKHIAEITKLVSQHKSSLVYASNFSLGVNIFFELNKKLAQMMSRFNEYDVKMKEIHHTEKKDAPSGTAISLFEGLSESLRKENWHLGNTLKKNSVPIEALRENEVKGTHSVTYQNEIDRIEIIHTAQTRDGFAIGSIIAAEWITNKKGIYTMKDVLGL
- the lepB gene encoding signal peptidase I codes for the protein MNWTEWLIVFLIIQLVHGLGTWKMYVATGYKAWQAFVPVFNAVILMKIMNRPWWWTILLFLPVVNIMMFIVVWVDTLRSFGYNKRLDTILGVVSLGFYIYYINYTQSLRHIEERDLNPRTAAGEWTNSVLFAVIAATIVHTYVMQPFIIPTSSLEKSLLTGDFLFVSKFHYGARLPMTPIAAPMVHDTIPILGVKSYLARPQLPYARIPGFQKIKRNDIVVFNYPTDTINSYPNDDGKFHYKPIDKKSNYVKRCVAIAGDTMSMKNGAIFINGDKLILPERAKPQHSYVIETDAVSQTDQEMVFPDGSRLTREEFFFTYDITDGFQFGSHLKTGRPAFFVKAATEEAIEKIKASGHVVNVERQNRDIGSPMSMALRDLQDENSLYMRPNVFPYDGRTSNNADDRDPFLIPAKGMTVDIDYKNIPYFERIIEVYEGSEMDTFQDITLKGNQVLLNGAPLISYTFKQDYYWLMGDNRDNSLDSRFWGYVPFNHVVGKPVFVWMSYDGNQSFPNGFRWERMFTTVNGPGQPTSYLIYFLVVVAGYFIVKRILKVRS
- a CDS encoding DUF5683 domain-containing protein; the encoded protein is MSKSFFYILLFSGILGLSQNTTVPGPNFDTLLVAQDSVAAYDANRPAKAAFYSAVIPGLGQAYNKQYWKVPLAIAAVGLPIYAYTINDKEYNRLRDAFRIRLAGGTDDEFSNEDGTPIISTEGLERAQRTSQRNKELSILITAALYVLQIIDANVDGHLSQFSVDRNLSFLPYMDYNTLAIGNSYGFNLSYTF
- a CDS encoding Dps family protein — translated: MNYLNFNMEKAKDTSKELNILLADYHLYYQKLRNYHWNIVGRSFFDLHVKFEEMYDDAIIKIDAIAERILTLRYQPTSNYSDYLKISNLKETKSELSDLEMVNNLIEDHGAILSQMSKVVATAGACQDEGTIDLIGAYIRELETTSWMLDAWRMNSEDTRKSI
- a CDS encoding DUF493 family protein, with translation MENKNTEEFYAKLKIQLADTSLWPSKYLYKFIVPTQGTQISEIEALFDNTGAVITTKESSKGKYTSVSIVVNMKNPDAVISKYKEVSKVKGVISL
- a CDS encoding AAA family ATPase codes for the protein MKKLKRILIIGGPGSGKTSVLRAIEKNGFNVHHEISREVTAKAKQQGIERLFLTDPLAFSNELLAGRILQFKKATEGIHFYDRGIPDIPAYHEFTGDDIPAEFIKASEEHQYDMVFFLPPWEEIYESDNERYESYEQAVILGGILNSFYNKLGYAPINVPKFDIEKRLTFINDHL
- a CDS encoding WbqC family protein; its protein translation is MNEIIIHPSYFVDVIALVHIHKSSSLLLETQDSYVKQTYRNRTYIAAANGKLALNIPVIHQKKGNSVPYNSIEIDHSQNWATTHLKSIKSAYYSSPYFEYYQDDLEMLFKDIPTSLIEWNIKTLHFLLEHLQLHREIKITQDYQNDPLAKRLIHAKDRPLMHISPYIQVFQEKHGFTQPLSGLDVLFNLGPATGAYLKNQYPQL
- a CDS encoding ATP-dependent DNA helicase RecQ, translating into MINKSLDILKTVYGFDLFRPLQQEIISSVLEGKDTLALLPTGGGKSVCYQIPGIQLPGICIVISPLVALIKDQVDQLKKRNIKAVGITGGISYQELDDVLDNCIYGNYDFLYMSPERLQQALVKERVLKMNVNLIAIDEAHCISEWGHDFRPAYRQIITLKELHPRVPIIAVTATATKAVQEDIVTVLELEDARVFKSSYERSNIHYKIENTGDKRQALRHFYNVQPGSSITYVRSRKNAVEFTLLLQQAQITAGFYHGGLSNKIRSRTAQSWMNNKIQVMVATNAFGMGIDKPDVRSVVHMQLPDSVESYYQETGRAGRDGADSIAYFIYNRNDIEHAYNQFVKSKPTADYLKLIYRKLSNYLRIAIGEGEEQTHTLSFSRFCATYELNGMQAYSALNALDRFSVISLAQGYRRRCSVSFRESGTRIISFAQNRPVANAIIQAILRTYGSSENHVLQINTALIATRSNTSEEEVNETLQLLHDQELIEATITNTDLQITYLTPRDDDRTINRFSRELERQNTLRLNKLKSLVQLVTNTTTCINRMLLEYFDEETDRDCGNCSNCAPIVARTTSEQILIALQNQPLDSQQICKEMNEDKDVVVAHLKTLLEQRKVLLTSHNKYKINE